A stretch of Pyrenophora tritici-repentis strain M4 chromosome 7, whole genome shotgun sequence DNA encodes these proteins:
- a CDS encoding Mucin multi-domain protein translates to MLPTSRQNYHPHRHHRHQNYTYDYNYLHETTLSPHPHPFSQSSHTLEDIPIPTFTPADLPSRLLALNRRAAIVSAALAHLSAVVKPLETTKSEDLTENQLQDIWEEGVGLGRAMEEFREQMEE, encoded by the exons ATGCTCCCAACCTCCCGCCAAAACTACCATCCTCACCgccaccaccgccaccaAAACTACACCTACGACTACAACTACCTCCACGAAACAACCCTATCCCCCCACCCCCACCCCTTCTCCCAATCCAGCCACACTCTAGAAGACATCCCCATCCCAACCTTCACCCCTGCCGACCTCCCCTCCCGCCTCCTCGCCCTGAACCGGCGCGCCGCCATCGTCTCGGCCGCACTCGCGCACCTCAGTGCCGTGGTGAAACCGCTGGAAACCACCAAATCGGAGGATCTGACGGAAAATCAATTACAGGATATATGGGAGGAAGGGGTTGGGCTGGGGAGGGCGATGGAGGAGTTTAGGGAGCAGATGGAGGAG TGA
- a CDS encoding PQ loop repeat protein produces the protein MFFISAIVKNIAPIFIATSPITSYGDQIYSMHRSRSSAGFSLDIPLIMLVASILKVYYWFGAHFSTSLLVQALLMIVVHLLLLHVALTNRPPPSHLPFQHKDASNRPYSFWQWRAPRPYWAFITYFTGGLLVLHMVMSSTAVFIPYTDFLGLVALTIEATLPLPQLLANWQRRGCKGFRPSVIVNWVIGDTFKMWFFFASSNGEVPWAFKACGVFQACCDLGLAAQYLIWGDGPLGVEGLGREKELRSPLPVEDGWSMEKMGQFGSKGIQMDGGQAWERPRG, from the exons ATGTTCTTCATCAGCGCTATTGTGAAGAACATTGCGCCCATTTT CATAGCAACAAGCCCGATAACCAGCTATGGTGACCAAATCTACAGCATGCACCGCTCCCGCAGCTCCGCGGGCTTCTCCCTCGACATCCCCCTCATCATGCTCGTCGCCAGCATACTAAAAGTCTACTACTGGTTCGGCGCCCACTTTAGCACCTCGCTACTCGTCCAAGCCCTCCTCATGATCGTCGTCCACCTACTCCTCCTGCACGTCGCGCTGACAAACCGGCCGCCGCCCTCGCACCTCCCCTTCCAACACAAAGACGCGTCGAACCGACCATACTCCTTCTGGCAGTGGCGCGCGCCGCGGCCGTATTGGGCGTTCATAACGTATTTCACGGGAGGTCTGCTGGTGCTGCACATGGTCATGTCGTCAACGGCGGTGTTTATCCCGTATACTGATTTTCTGGGCTTGGTGGCGCTGACGATTGAGGCGACGTTGCCGTTGCCGCAGTTGTTGGCGAATTGGCAGCGGAGGGGGTGTAAGGGGTTTAGGCCGAGTGTTATTGTGAATTGGGTGATTGGTGATACGTTCAAGATGTGGTTTTTCTTTGCTAGTAGTAATGGGGAGGTGCCGTGGGCGTTCAAGGCTTGTGGTGTTTTTCAGGCTTGTTGCGATTTGGGGCTTGCAGCGCAGTATTTGATTTGGGGGGATGGGCCGTTGGGGGTTGAGGGCTTGGGGAGAGAGAAGGAGTTGAGGAGTCCGTTGCCTGTCGAGGATGGGTGGAGTATGGAGAAGATGGGGCAGTTCGGTTCGAAGGGGATTCAGATGGATGGCGGACAGGCTTGGGAGAGGCCGAGGGGATGA
- a CDS encoding ULP1, Protease, Ulp1 family, which translates to MPLQPDETNAQPPNLDLPPCPYTRAPSPAPSPTRTYIDLSSPTRPSNRPPHFVPRPEASRRLPSKPSEDEKRLVGDYTVSADAVSLPNPRMSMQPKPGSNKGFKPVNTLNSGPHAPSRKPTTYGKHSRPGGPLIGQVQGAGQAAYLEQKRNNPPKTPSRRGRLQEDRDRLSGGAVSGKRRKVDHVINLSDDDDELLEVPRPFHFAPTGTSGARPPSARSSHSRTSIGSGSTIEEFRPSQPKSEFREVDALIVRKKARRPTSSKSQKGLRKSPFGGGSLAIDSTASTHFNGDGDERSTRIRSPTTTRKVILQELHQGEEICDSRRHEHRRTSEPFTSHHFSEARINEFTAEPTTDSRAAADMSVDLRKQHRPAPKRRVPDSSSADELAPSPDRRQAKPLSKARQAAKSSMKRYTGPFWPLAFARSYDYEVHHSKVEDDQKPPKLLSDPGGWRVRIYELPDGNYDTKILIQRQHINKVHADDTSRIRLEGPRQQDGNSEIFDLEFVNTSDFLTFRDEHAPSLTPNGRFILRQAEFMEKLFNKPLPPKNDKVGTSLLVHDAVQVSDHADRHTTGPKKTLLLDQVLRPPQRPNFSNASTATSGLTRPSRPKRSVPTYVEDSPEPQKVFKHSVEKGLGTAWAKSLEYVEGRRRAVVHFDDLIRLDEEEYLNDSLIDFYMIYLFKQLNVPADKVYFFNTYFFTKLTGNSGRKSIDYKAVERWTSKVDIFLYDYIVVPINDSQTHWYLAIICNVSKIPRVLINSPFDDDHPNIQEHGEGCTTITIEGDNDGTRPAQNLSPKPSASVQEVSNQQEHDDPNLFDEAALSLVNRGETGTDIQYGPQPEAFYSTLQEPTADITDVEEVKSSALTRQSASSAKNKNKRKPVPKKDPNQPVIVVLDSLGGNARSGAVRALKDWIAAEGKHRRGMEAVIKENGYYPKATQIPMQSNWTDCGVYLLGYVEKFFQNPDEFKDKLLTGSMSAEEDWPALKPSMMRDKMRDIIFECHRQQENARKAQRKAKNETTEIKAPVVTGHVVSVETKTETAKTDHGDGNQEQTKSHTHPAIQSPRPRLRSPFKLDEQQAAFARNRSPDAVGKISDSPPVTRSLVETPRRSSSEVCIPGKSPLPLPPLLDGQGKSPRQAGPMNRTIPTVDLISPKKRGRDDEDDHNKELSAAKKQHVKSPRKARDDGDKQAKPSNSRSREGGAPNMPIEIEDSQEVQVVRPEHHQLLRTSPSKVRRVTSQSPAKHRHGKSISIDRELKTRLEDDITRTLSQALSAPASPVDLTRTQETAGDPMEAISQSTDRMQIDVPNDVFIVRETPEPRRRSPETQEGQPSRPDTFPY; encoded by the exons ATGCCGCTGCAGCCAGACGAGACCAACGCCCAACCGCCGAACCTCGACTTGCCTCCATGTCCCTACACGCGAGCCCCGTCCCCCGCCCCGTCACCGACCCGAACCTACATAGATCTTTCCTCACCTACAAGACCTTCGAATCGACCTCCTCACTTTGTCCCACGCCCTGAGGCCTCTCGCCGGCTGCCGTCCAAGCCAAGCGAAGACGAGAAGAGATTAGTTGGAGATTACAC TGTGTCAGCGGATGCGGTCAGTCTCCCCAACCCGCGTATGAGTATGCAACCCAAG CCAGGGTCGAACAAAGGATTCAAGCCGGTCAATACCTTGAACAGCGGACCTCATGCGCCAAGTCGAAAGCCAACTACATACGGGAAGCATAGCCGACCAGGCGGTCCCTTGATAGGTCAAGTGCAAGGCGCCGGACAAGCAGCCTACCTTGAGCAGAAGCGAAACAACCCGCCCAAGACCCCATCCCGCCGTGGACGTTTGCAAGAAGACCGGGACCGATTGTCAGGTGGGGCCGTCTCTGGAAAACGAAGAAAGGTGGATCATGTCATAAACCTGTctgacgacgatgatgaaCTGTTGGAAGTGCCTCGGCCTTTCCACTTTGCGCCTACTGGCACATCCGGCGCAAGACCTCCATCGGCTAGATCTTCACATTCACGAACGAGCATTGGGAGTGGGAGCACAATAGAAGAGTTCAGGCCGTCTCAGCCCAAGAGCGAGTTTCGAGAAGTTGATGCTCTCATTGTCAGAAAGAAGGCGAGAAGACCGACCTCGAGCAAATCTCAAAAGGGACTTCGAAAGTCACCATTTGGCGGTGGTTCCCTGGCTATTGACTCCACAGCATCTACACACTTCAACGGGGATGGTGACGAACGCAGTACCCGAATACGGTCGCCCACTACTACTCGGAAAGTCATACTACAGGAACTTCACCAAGGGGAAGAGATTTGTGACTCCAGACGTCATGAGCATAGACGCACATCTGAACCGTTCACATCGCACCACTTCTCTGAGGCTCGCATCAACGAATTTACAGCGGAACCAACAACCGATAGTAGAGCTGCCGCCGATATGTCTGTCGATCTTCGCAAACAGCATAGACCAGCACCCAAGCGAAGGGTGCCTGACAGCAGCAGTGCAGATGAGCTTGCACCGTCACCCGACCGGAGACAAGCAAAGCCGCTTTCGAAAGCGAGACAAGCTGCGAAGAGCAGTATGAAAAGATATACCGGTCCATTTTGGCCACTAGCATTCGCGAGGTCATATGACTATGAGGTGCATCACTCTAAAGTGGAGGATGACCAAAAACCACCCAAACTGCTCAGCGACCCAGGAGGCTGGCGTGTCCGGATATACGAACTGCCCGATGGCAACTATGATACTAAGATTCTCATACAACGCCAACATATCAACAAGGTACATGCGGATGATACAAGTCGAATTCGACTTGAAGGACCCCGACAACAAGACGGCAATTCCGAAATCTTCGACCTGGAGTTTGTAAACACATCAGACTTCCTGACATTCCGTGACGAGCATGCACCGTCCCTAACACCAAATGGGAGGTTCATCTTGAGACAAGC GGAATTCATGGAAAAACTGTTTAATAAGCCTCTGCCACCAAAAAACGACAAAGTCGGAACGTCTCTACTCGTTCACGATGCTGTGCAGGTTTCAGATCATGCTGATAGACACACCACCGGTCCAAAGAAGACACTGCTACTAGATCAAGTTTTGCGTCCTCCACAAAGGCCGAATTTTTCCAACGCAAGTACAGCAACTTCAGGGCTAACCCGCCCGTCGCGTCCCAAGAGATCTGTGCCAACTTATGTAGAAGACTCTCCCGAACCACAGAAGGTGTTCAAGCACTCTGTTGAGAAAGGGCTCGGTACAGCGTGGGCCAAGTCTCTTGAATACGTGGAGGGTCGTCGGCGCGCAGTAGTGCACTTCGATGATTTGATTCGACTGGACGAAGAGGAGTACTTGAATGATAGTTTGATCGACTTTTACATGATCTATCTATTCAAGCAACTGAACGTCCCGGCCGACAAGGTCTACTTCTTCAATACGTACTTCTTCACCAAACTAACCGGGAACTCTGGCCGCAAGTCGATAGACTACAAAGCTGTGGAGCGATGGACTTCGAAGGTCGACATCTTCCTCTACGACTATATCGTCGTGCCGATCAACGACTCTCAAACCCATTGGTATCTGGCAATTATCTGCAATGTTTCGAAGATCCCACGTGTACTCATAAATTCACCGTTCGACGATGATCATCCCAACATACAAGAGCATGGCGAAGGTTGTACCACGATTACGATTGAAGGAGACAATGATGGTACAAGACCAGCTCAAAACCTATCGCCCAAACCGtctgccagcgttcaagAGGTTTCCAACCAGCAAGAACACGATGACCCAAATCTTTTCGACGAAGCAGCGTTATCCTTGGTCAACCGCGGTGAGACTGGAACAGATATACAGTATGGACCTCAACCTGAGGCATTCTATTCAACATTGCAAGAGCCGACGGCCGACATCACGGATGTTGAAGAGGTCAAATCCTCTGCGCTGACTCGACAGAGTGCATCATCTGCAAAGAACAAGAACAAACGCAAGCCTGTGCCCAAGAAAGACCCCAATCAACCAGTGATCGTTGTGCTGGACTCCTTAGGTGGTAATGCGCGCAGCGGAGCAGTTCGTGCCCTGAAAGACTGGATAGCGGCAGAAGGGAAACATAGGCGCGGAATGGAAGCAGTTATCAAAGAAAATGGGTATTATCCCAAGGCCACGCAGATTCCCATGCAAAGCAACTGGACTGATTGCGGTGTCTACCTACTGGGCTACGTCGAGAAATTCTTCCAGAATCCCGATGAATTCAAAGACAAGCTGTTGACTGGGTCCATGTCAGCTGAGGAAGATTGGCCAGCGCTGAAGCCTTCCATGATGAGAGACAAGATGCGTGACATTATATTCGAATGCCACAGGCAGCAAGAGAATGCTCGGAAAGCGCAAAGAAAGGCGAAGAATGAAACAACGGAAATCAAGGCGCCAGTGGTTACAGGCCACGTCGTATCTGTAGAGACAAAGACAGAGACTGCGAAGACGGACCATGGGGATGGAAACCAAGAGCAGACCAAATCGCACACCCATCCGGCCATTCAATCTCCACGGCCTAGACTTAGATCTCCCTTCAAGCTCGACGAGCAACAAGCGGCCTTTGCCAGAAACCGATCTCCGGACGCTGTTGGTAAGATATCCGACTCGCCTCCGGTAACACGATCGCTTGTTGAAACACCAAGGCGTAGTAGCTCTGAGGTCTGTATCCCTGGGAAAAGTCCATTGCCCCTTCCTCCCTTGCTCGACGGACAGGGCAAatcgccgcgtcaagctgGACCAATGAATCGGACGATTCCCACGGTAGACTTGATCAGCCCTAAAAAACGTGGAAGAGATGACGAAGACGATCATAACAAAGAACTGTCAGCTGCGAAGAAACAACACGTCAAGTCGCCACGGAAAGCAAGAGACGACGGAGATAAGCAGGCGAAACCATCAAATTCACGCAGCCGAGAGGGCGGTGCGCCAAACATGCCCATTGAGATTGAGGACTCGCAGGAGGTGCAAGTAGTGAGGCCTGAGCACCACCAGCTTCTAAGAACAAGCCCGTCCAAAGTACGCAGAGTGACTTCTCAATCTCCAGCCAAACACAGGCACGGAAAATCCATCTCCATTGACCGTGAGCTCAAGACAAGACTTGAAGATGATATCACTCGGACCCTTTCACAGGCCCTGAGTGCACCAGCTTCTCCAGTTGACTTGACGCGTACGCAAGAAACCGCAGGCGACCCAATGGAGGCCATTTCGCAGTCTACGGATCGCATGCAGATTGACGTCCCcaatgacgtcttcatagtCAGAGAGACTCCCGAaccaagaaggagaagtCCAGAGACGCAGGAAGGACAGCCGTCGAGGCCTGATACTTTCCCATATTGA
- a CDS encoding CDC33, Translation initiation factor 4E (eIF-4E), which yields MDNRENLWTRRSNTSKLSLSMSHSEPNNEKSEPHQRTISATKRFGGDSSHGSRNPFNAMSPLTPGGLASPTTGGSSAFGLGSGAFASFGSAGKTPKTPGTAFDFKAAAMSSPSPATPSDKKDKPVSKVVNSIRKESISTGSIPENTQGPSAPPDFNAPWPLKYTWAVWYRPPTAKNVDYEKSIVPLCKFSTAQEFWKVFSHLKRPSSLPSVSDYHVFKQGIRPVWEDDENKRGGKWIMRLKKGVADRYWEDLLLALVGDQFLDAGEEFCGFVLSVRSGEDVFSIWTKSDGVKNFKIRDTIRRVLKLPEGTNIVWRSHDDSIAQRSAIDQARSQHEKRRVTSSEITAGS from the exons ATGGACAATAGGGAGAATCTTTGGACTAGGCGCTCCAA CACCAGCAAGCTCTCCCTCTCCATGTCACACTCGGAACCCAATAACGAAAAGTCGGAACCTCACCAGCGCACCATCTCGGCGACCAAGCGCTTTGGTGGCGATTCGTCCCACGGCAGCCGTAATCCCTTCAACGCCATGTCGCCCTTGACACCTGGCGGATTGGCCTCACCCACGACGGGCGGCTCTTCCGCCTTTGGGCTCGGTTCCGGCGCATTCGCGTCCTTTGGCTCTGCGGGTAAGACGCCGAAGACGCCGGGTACTGCCTTTGACTTCAAAGCGGCCGCCATGTCGTCACCCTCGCCCGCGACGCCTTCGGATAAAAAGGATAAGCCGGTGAGCAAAGTGGTTAATAGCATACGTAAGGAGTCTATATCCACAGGCTCAATACCGGAGAACACACAGGGCCCCTCTGCGCCACCCGATTTCAACGCGCCGTGGCCGCTCAAGTACACTTGGGCGGTCTGGTACCGTCCACCAACGGCTAAGAATGTCGACTATGAAAAGTCCATCGTGCCGCTCTGCAAATTTTCGACCGCCCAGGAGTTCTGGAAAGTCTTCTCCCACCTCAAGCGACCCTCGAGCCTGCCCTCCGTGTCGGATTACCACGTGTTCAAGCAAGGTATACGGCCGGTATGGGAGGATGATGAGAACAAGCGAGGCGGCAAGTGGATCATGCGCCTGAAGAAGGGCGTGGCGGACCGTTACTGGGAAGACCTTTTGCTTGCGCTGGTTGGAGATCAATTTCTAGATGCTGGCGAGGAGTTCTGCGGCTTCGTCTTGAGCGTCCGGAGCGGCGAAGACGTCTTCAGCATCTGGACCAAGAGCGACGGGGTTAAGAACTTCAAGATACGAGACACGATTAGGCGAGTTCTCAAGCTACCCGAGGGCACGAATATAGTATGGAGGAGTCACGACGACAGTATTGCACAAAGATCGGCCATCGATCAAGCCCGGAGCCAACACGAAAAGCGCCGGGTAACTTCGTCGGAAATAACAGCTGGCTCGTAG
- a CDS encoding IPP-2 domain containing protein, with amino-acid sequence MTATSPQLHSPTSHVERPKGILKNSNSFRAASQTSPTADFPPATSPISERPPLGREMSEKEIVLENTLRNAGAHRRSSSNPRGMGSRRQSGADPDENSPQLKWDEANLYLNEQNRDSTMKIDEPKTPYAKQYDPTEDEEEVEMLNAQELKVDELDKPKRKPKIEDIPEFDLGQPELQARHSQTPESEKRVLVEEGMDPADEGYHGELHPNATQEEVEKHRKFEELRKKHYEMKNVKDLLGHPEDEDEDEEMPSRPNGQ; translated from the exons atGACTGCCACATCACCCCAACTGCACTCGCCGACGTCGCATGTTGAGCGACCTAAGG GTATCCTCAAGAACTCAAACTCGTTCCGAGCAGCGTCGCAGACGTCCCCGACAGCCGACTTCCCTCCGGCCACAAGTCCAATCTCGGAGCGACCGCCGCTCGGTCGCGAGATGTCAGAGAAGGAGATTGTGCTCGAGAACACATTGCGCAATGCGGGCGCCCACCGTCGGTCGTCTTCCAACCCGCGGGGCATGGGGTCGCGGCGTCAGTCAGGTGCTGACCCCGATGAGAACAGCCCTCAGCTCAAGTGGGACGAGGCCAACCTCTACCTGAACGAGCAGAATCGGGATAGCACCATGAAGATTGATGAGCCAAAGACCCCGTACGCCAAGCAATACGACCCCACtgaggatgaagaggaggtggagatgcTCAACGCGCAGGAGCTCAAGGTCGACGAGCTAGATAAACCGAAGAGGAAGCCTAAGATCGAAGACATTCCAGAGTTTGACCTGGGACAGCCAGAGCTACAGGCGCGACACTCGCAAACTCCCGAGAGCGAGAAGCGTGTGTTGGTTGAAGAGGGCATGGACCCTGCCGACGAGGGTTACCACGGCGAGCTTCATCCAAATGCGACACAAGAAGAGGTGGAGAAGCACCGCAAATTTGAAGAGCTGCGCAAGAAGCACTACGAGATGAAGAACGTCAAGGACCTGCTTGG GCATCCCgaggatgaagatgaagacgaggagatgCCATCGCGACCCAACGGCCAATAG
- a CDS encoding LAP4, Aspartyl aminopeptidase, with product MTKNHPSLRKAASNTDLYSDPSPPRPLRHSYSTTLGRAHTTANLAHRPRLDRVVERGWSNRQGAFNPRSRHSIGASNLIDLDDYPEPSRQQNPPPVPPKIPELPASQSTAELPRPTPSHGWIPVSARSKEDPARYTKPFTDYMTNNPTIFHAVDAVAQDLAKDGYKKLSERDAWDLKAGGKYYVERNGTSLIAFAIGDNYRSGNGAAIVAGHIDALTAKLKPIPKLRTKAGYVQLGVAPYAGALNSTWWDRDLGIGGRVLVKENGKIVTKLVRLDWPIARIPTLAPHFGAAASGPFNKETQMVPIVGLDNSDMSSTSTDGEGWKASVLGGEGAFTATQPERLVKAISKELGITDYSTIVNWELELYDTQPACTGGLDHEFIFAGRIDDKLCSWAAIQALLNSTPSLATSSQVRIVALFDDEEVGSLLRQGAHGNFLPSTMQRIAEHFAPAGRSQAALSRTYANSFLVSSDVIHAVNPNFLGAYLENHAPRLNVGPAVSADSNAHMTTDAVSTAILQRCVDRDVGARSTDPKLQVFQIRNDSRSGGTVGPMLSAATGIRAIDCGIPQLSMHSIRATTGSLDPGLGVFTFQSFLENFEAVDAEFRE from the exons ATGACCAAGAATCACCCTTCCCTCCGCAAGGCGGCTTCCAATACTGACCTCTACTCCGACCCGTCACCGCCCCGCCCCCTGCGACACTCGTACTCGACAACCCTGGGTCGCGCCCACACAACGGCGAATCTGGCACATCGTCCGCGATTGGACAGAGTTGTAGAGAGAGGATGGAGTAATCGACAAGGCGCGTTTAATCCGCGTAGCCGCCATAGCATCGGTGCATCCAATCTCATCGACCTCGACGACTACCCAGAGCCATCGAGGCAGCAGAACCCACCGCCAGTGCCACCCAAGATTCCAGAGCTACCTGCTTCTCAATCTACTGCGGAACTGCCTAGACCGACTCCTTCTCATGGTTGGATTCCCGTGTCGGCGCGCTCCAAGGAGGATCCCGCTCGTTATACAAAGCCCTTTACCGATTACATGACGAACAACCCTACCATCTTCCATGCTGTTGATGCTGTTGCGCAGGATCTCGCCAAGGATGGATACAAGAAGCTGTCTGAGCGGGATGCATGGGATCTCAAGGCTGGTGGCAAGTACTACGTGGAACGTAACGGTACATCGCTCATTGCCTTCGCCATCGGCGATAATTATAGATCTGGCAACGGAGCAGCAATCGTCGCTGGACACATTGACGCGCTTACAGCCAAATTGAAGCCCATCCCCAAACTGCGTACAAAGGCAGGCTATGTACAACTCGGTGTGGCGCCTTACGCCGGTGCCTTGAACAGCACCTGGTGGGACCGCGACTTGGGTATTGGTGGAAGAGTGCTTGTCAAGGAGAACGGAAAGATTGTAACCAAGCTCGTCAGACTGGACTGGCCGATTGCGAGGATCCCTACACTGGCGCCGCATTTCGGTGCTGCGGCTAGCGGCCCGTTTAACAAGGAGACGCAGATGGTACCGATTGTCGGTCTTGACAATAGCGATATGAGCAGTACCTCGACAGACGGCGAAGGCTGGAAAGCCAGTGTACTAGGTGGCGAAGGCGCTTTCACTGCAACCCAGCCCGAGAGACTCGTCAAAGCCATCTCCAAGGAACTAGGCATAACAGACT ACTCCACAATCGTAAACTGGGAGCTAGAACTCTACGACACCCAACCCGCCTGCACCGGCGGCCTCGACCACGAATTCATCTTCGCCGGCCGCATCGACGACAAACTCTGTTCCTGGGCCGCCATCCAAGCCCTCCTCAACTCCACGCCCTCCCTCGCCACCTCCTCCCAAGTCCGCATCGTCGCCCTCTtcgacgacgaagaagtcGGTTCGCTCCTCCGACAAGGCGCTCACGGAAACTTCCTTCCAAGCACCATGCAGCGCATCGCCGAGCACTTTGCGCCCGCGGGTAGAAGCCAGGCCGCGCTTAGTCGCACGTATGCAAACTCCTTCCTCGTCTCCAGCGATGTCATTCACGCCGTGAATCCAAATTTCCTGGGCGCATACCTGGAAAACCATGCGCCGAGGCTTAATGTTGGACCGGCTGTGAGCGCGGATTCTAATGCACATATGACGACTGATGCTGTTTCTACGGCCATCCTGCAACGCTGCGTAGACCGCGATGTTGGTGCCAGATCGACGGATCCTAAGTTACAGGTCTTCCAGATTAGGAATGATAGTCGTAGTGGAGGTACGGTCGGACCCATGTTGAGTGCGGCGACGGGTATAAGGGCGATTGATTGTGGGATTCCGCAGTTGAGTATGCATTCTATCCGGGCGACGACGGGCAGTTTGGATCCAGGGCTGGGTGTTTTTACGTTCCAGAGCTTCTTGGAGAATTTTGAGGCCGTGGATGCGGAGTTCAGGGAATAG